Proteins found in one Cyanobacteriota bacterium genomic segment:
- the hpsA gene encoding hormogonium polysaccharide biosynthesis protein HpsA codes for GVVYNINPATDLTAASFAANTTIPAAALPDASGNNGLFGQGTEGYRNERSTTLLGKLYYQANLVYPNGRFVNEPLRRALYALGTDPQKRLTLSEQAAIDAAICSLRILGDPTVTTTVPTPSATPVIPHGAIKEVTMLDPRQPKAIDGRFIRVQSASATASTGTGTAQTYTITYTIPPNFRPNWNGLANATLDDGSPGDTQLSEIFDPNDTPGGDVVTVQGFESVNPLLNAHRGVITAIDDTAGTITVRVRGNNPAAIPNTPAPNATAGITDTSTSELDMPLEDRQPSEIRVTQLDLNLLRTTELFNAGGAPYDPREFMIPNSGLIYVSRDDSLPDLSDVSSTNANTNRILSPVDYRVDPTRRIGGVMLINGNRIDRINQYRDVEKGLIVATNLAGYVQADSRFDGGGNPIGDFNLHADPNTRVAQQEFTVALAADWSNFYTRTVAQINNNFACRPGGLNALCTNGDSWRSAVLLADSFSPLSRNYRLGYRSDGSFDLNNNEDTWVSRAKRLRNGFFTNAFAINGLSGAAQDNADPFNDHFYTNNNAGAVGSTYFNNYVTPVQRRSEDAANASFPAYVMEICRKLPVSECTPSDWGMGYDLNGDRDVQDRLQDMRQSIGGVVPDALVDILQAGNLEFRERDIKPYQLGRILTDMAGRTDVNTSGALEFRDGGPNDEARWDVAYNTAGNNFSPMDRLGAGTTGRPALELGDRRFARRVAFARDQQGKLVFSRSEDANDNNSLDAGEDRNRNGALDRAVNVKPIGVGCPLNIDTTPTALSLLGCYYRDTASNWGDPGVLENGIYYGRPGVTRNNLFFRTTDNRTGNPGNLADVSYRGDRPLYIMGEAQGGNISALPPTPEIPGVRSLNLPAGNRASSYSLCTNDNAADGGSSRKPVLTGLGQTELGRCNAQPGDPMQAIANFQADVMALDDTVSATDNIVSPTITGLGLGTAATPGNDTTTITTNPPPSPVPNQPVVNLIKLGVLLPSSEFPTSTTCKKIKLVGGANDVFIFRSGGGGALNFGAAAGNNTHCGLQVELDGVDPNNVFWVTDKNVQFNQVGAAENRRHRIVGTFVAQGTSNPKWLTVDFYGRFLGSNGKPSAPNFGNASITAVSSDAQPLLVPVLQYTATKDDPNNNIRPSDKNWSGDNDDAGAANRWRQVAPNVGEIYNLVVAVGNNPARTAPRVEGDGGIGNFPRFLEHWNGFPLTINGGLIQIKRSAFATSGDRLLFNEGNFTNPSNWTTFGYFQAYKTGNSPIGNQWGINASYQPPNRLFGFDPGILSQLPDLFTEQFSVPEPVRNEFFQQLDRSDRWVQALLCATQPGDDPNTPRAIVGDKNSTDPAVRRGYFQRVGIANADTGDIPYRFPAIPVNNPFRPRNSPFCPAAFTQYPSTCTATGTTQCNP; via the coding sequence GGTACCGATCCACAAAAGCGGCTGACCCTATCGGAACAGGCGGCGATCGACGCAGCTATCTGTTCACTGCGCATTTTGGGTGACCCCACCGTGACGACGACGGTGCCTACCCCCTCTGCCACACCCGTGATTCCCCATGGGGCCATTAAAGAGGTGACCATGCTCGACCCCCGCCAACCCAAGGCGATCGATGGTCGATTTATCCGGGTACAGAGTGCCTCAGCCACCGCCTCAACGGGCACGGGCACAGCTCAAACCTACACCATTACCTACACCATTCCGCCGAACTTCCGTCCTAACTGGAACGGTCTGGCGAATGCTACCCTGGATGATGGCTCACCAGGGGATACGCAACTATCGGAGATCTTTGATCCCAACGATACCCCCGGTGGGGACGTGGTGACTGTGCAGGGGTTTGAGAGTGTGAACCCCTTGCTCAATGCCCATCGGGGTGTAATCACGGCCATTGATGATACGGCTGGTACAATTACCGTGCGGGTACGGGGTAACAATCCAGCGGCAATTCCCAACACGCCGGCTCCCAATGCTACGGCTGGGATTACCGACACCTCTACCTCTGAGCTGGATATGCCCCTAGAAGACCGCCAGCCCTCTGAAATTCGGGTTACCCAGCTTGACCTGAACCTATTGCGCACCACGGAATTGTTTAATGCTGGTGGCGCTCCCTATGACCCCAGGGAATTCATGATTCCCAACAGTGGCCTCATCTACGTCAGCCGAGACGACTCCTTGCCCGACCTCAGCGATGTCAGCAGCACCAACGCCAATACCAACCGCATCCTCAGCCCGGTGGACTATCGGGTTGATCCGACCCGCCGCATTGGGGGCGTGATGTTGATCAACGGCAACCGCATTGATCGCATCAACCAGTACCGCGATGTTGAAAAGGGCTTAATTGTCGCCACCAACTTGGCAGGCTATGTGCAAGCCGACTCGCGGTTCGATGGCGGCGGTAACCCGATTGGCGACTTCAATCTCCACGCTGACCCCAACACCCGGGTCGCCCAGCAAGAGTTTACTGTGGCCCTAGCAGCCGACTGGAGCAATTTCTACACGCGCACCGTTGCCCAAATTAACAACAACTTTGCCTGCCGTCCCGGCGGCTTGAATGCCCTCTGCACGAATGGTGATAGCTGGCGGAGTGCAGTGCTACTGGCCGATAGCTTCTCGCCCCTGTCGCGTAACTATCGGCTTGGCTATCGCAGCGATGGCAGCTTTGACCTGAACAACAACGAAGATACCTGGGTGTCGCGGGCCAAGCGCCTCAGAAATGGCTTCTTTACCAACGCCTTTGCTATCAATGGCCTGAGTGGGGCAGCGCAGGATAATGCTGACCCGTTTAACGACCACTTCTACACCAACAATAATGCCGGGGCGGTGGGCAGCACCTACTTCAACAACTATGTTACCCCCGTGCAGCGACGCTCAGAAGATGCTGCTAACGCTAGTTTCCCCGCCTACGTGATGGAAATTTGCCGCAAGTTGCCCGTGTCAGAGTGCACCCCCAGCGATTGGGGCATGGGCTACGACCTAAACGGCGATCGCGACGTGCAAGATCGGTTGCAGGACATGCGCCAATCCATTGGCGGTGTTGTGCCCGATGCCTTGGTGGATATTCTGCAAGCTGGTAACCTTGAGTTCCGTGAGCGTGACATCAAGCCCTACCAGCTTGGGCGCATCCTGACGGATATGGCGGGGAGAACAGACGTTAATACATCGGGAGCGCTAGAGTTTCGGGATGGTGGCCCTAATGATGAGGCAAGGTGGGACGTAGCCTACAACACAGCCGGCAACAATTTCAGCCCCATGGATCGCTTGGGGGCAGGCACAACGGGCCGACCTGCCCTAGAGCTTGGCGATCGCCGCTTTGCCCGCCGGGTTGCCTTTGCCCGTGATCAGCAAGGCAAGTTAGTCTTCTCTCGTAGTGAAGATGCCAATGATAACAACAGCCTAGACGCAGGTGAAGACCGCAACCGCAATGGTGCTCTGGATAGGGCTGTGAACGTGAAGCCGATCGGTGTAGGCTGTCCGCTGAATATTGACACCACTCCAACGGCGTTGTCGCTACTAGGTTGCTACTACCGCGACACTGCTTCCAACTGGGGGGATCCTGGTGTATTGGAAAACGGTATCTACTATGGCCGCCCTGGAGTGACGAGAAATAACCTGTTCTTCCGCACTACCGATAACCGTACAGGCAATCCAGGGAACCTAGCCGATGTGAGTTATCGAGGTGACCGTCCTCTGTACATTATGGGCGAGGCTCAGGGAGGTAATATTTCCGCCTTGCCGCCCACCCCTGAGATTCCTGGGGTACGCAGTTTGAATCTGCCTGCTGGTAATCGTGCCTCTAGCTACAGTCTTTGCACTAACGATAATGCTGCTGATGGCGGTAGCTCTCGAAAGCCAGTGCTGACAGGGCTAGGTCAAACTGAACTGGGCAGGTGTAATGCTCAACCTGGCGACCCCATGCAGGCGATCGCGAATTTCCAAGCGGATGTCATGGCCTTGGATGATACGGTTTCTGCTACAGATAACATCGTGTCACCTACCATTACAGGGTTGGGGTTAGGTACGGCAGCTACTCCTGGAAACGATACGACTACGATTACCACTAACCCTCCACCTTCACCAGTCCCTAATCAACCCGTCGTTAACCTGATCAAGTTAGGTGTTCTGCTACCTAGTTCTGAATTCCCCACTAGCACAACCTGCAAAAAGATCAAGCTAGTGGGTGGAGCCAATGATGTGTTTATATTCCGCTCCGGCGGGGGCGGTGCCTTGAATTTCGGTGCAGCCGCTGGCAATAACACTCACTGCGGCTTGCAGGTGGAACTAGATGGTGTAGATCCCAATAATGTCTTTTGGGTTACTGACAAAAACGTGCAGTTTAATCAGGTTGGTGCCGCTGAAAATAGACGGCACAGGATAGTTGGCACGTTTGTTGCCCAGGGTACCTCTAACCCCAAGTGGCTAACTGTCGATTTCTATGGTCGGTTTTTAGGGTCTAACGGCAAGCCATCGGCCCCTAATTTCGGCAATGCCAGCATTACAGCCGTCAGCAGCGATGCTCAGCCGCTGTTGGTGCCTGTGTTGCAGTACACCGCCACCAAGGATGACCCCAATAACAACATTCGACCCAGCGACAAAAACTGGTCAGGTGATAATGATGATGCTGGTGCTGCTAATCGTTGGCGGCAGGTGGCTCCTAATGTTGGGGAAATTTACAACCTAGTGGTGGCAGTGGGTAATAACCCGGCTCGAACGGCTCCCCGTGTAGAGGGCGATGGCGGTATTGGTAACTTCCCCCGCTTTTTAGAACATTGGAACGGTTTTCCGCTGACTATTAATGGTGGCTTGATTCAAATCAAGCGCTCAGCCTTCGCTACCAGTGGTGACCGCTTGTTGTTTAACGAGGGTAACTTTACTAACCCCTCGAACTGGACTACCTTTGGCTATTTCCAAGCCTATAAGACTGGTAACTCGCCAATTGGTAACCAGTGGGGCATCAATGCTAGCTATCAACCCCCCAATCGTCTGTTTGGCTTTGACCCCGGCATTCTCAGTCAGTTGCCTGACCTGTTTACAGAACAGTTCTCGGTGCCAGAACCTGTGCGTAATGAGTTCTTCCAGCAGCTAGACCGTAGCGATCGCTGGGTACAGGCTTTGCTCTGTGCCACACAGCCGGGTGATGACCCCAACACGCCGCGGGCGATCGTGGGCGACAAAAACTCAACAGACCCAGCAGTGCGTCGGGGTTACTTCCAGCGGGTAGGAATTGCCAATGCCGATACGGGTGATATTCCCTATCGCTTCCCAGCGATTCCGGTCAACAACCCCTTCCGCCCTCGCAATAGTCCGTTCTGTCCCGCTGCCTTCACGCAGTATCCCAGCACCTGTACGGCTACGGGCACTACCCAATGTAACCCCTGA
- the hpsC gene encoding hormogonium polysaccharide secretion pseudopilin HpsC translates to MTTTLKHLLRLLLRYRLVSSPQQRGFTLIELLVALIISTLVVSGLLTFVNSVSQTERRELVKANAQQEIQDATDFIVRDLQEAVYIYDAVGLSSTGLAGIADNIPPLGGAGNLGGATRCDSIATCRPVLAFWKRRGLDRCDSLPGAGGNRTRVGIVTGQAFAAASRPSTAALDSATECQRGDNAFVYSLVVYYLIRDPDNNPSATWSRAARIGRFEIRDGVVNPTQTDPANRFNAPAIPPDPGYLPFNLGNITADTRIASIDEAMRAWKSDTSLPPSFSAGYTPNAAYAATSMQILADFIDDTPTTTTNPTIQNGINVLSRLMPIPIAVGIPTGNTVNPDDACADPNRGAMGPGATRVPRDLTTAGQLNLSSFYACVSANRAAARVYLRGNALARLRPRVLPNRRPVTAANVGFLPTAEARVYGRGFFVPIR, encoded by the coding sequence GTGACTACTACGTTGAAACACCTGCTCCGTCTACTCTTGCGCTATCGCCTAGTCAGTTCGCCCCAGCAGCGCGGCTTTACCCTGATTGAGCTGCTGGTGGCGCTGATTATTTCGACATTAGTAGTATCGGGACTCTTGACCTTTGTGAATAGTGTCAGCCAGACCGAGCGGCGGGAATTGGTGAAAGCTAATGCCCAGCAAGAGATTCAAGATGCGACGGATTTTATCGTGCGAGATCTGCAAGAGGCTGTCTACATCTATGATGCGGTGGGGCTATCTAGCACAGGTTTAGCAGGAATAGCCGACAACATTCCCCCCTTGGGCGGTGCTGGTAATTTGGGCGGGGCAACTCGCTGTGACTCGATCGCCACCTGTAGACCCGTACTAGCATTTTGGAAGCGGCGGGGGCTTGATCGCTGTGATTCACTTCCAGGAGCTGGTGGTAACCGTACCCGTGTAGGCATTGTCACAGGGCAAGCTTTTGCAGCCGCTTCCCGGCCATCAACAGCCGCTCTAGACTCAGCGACTGAATGTCAGCGAGGCGACAATGCCTTTGTCTATTCCTTGGTGGTGTACTACCTGATTCGTGATCCAGACAATAACCCCAGCGCTACATGGTCGCGAGCGGCGCGCATTGGCCGGTTCGAGATCCGCGATGGTGTAGTTAACCCTACCCAGACTGACCCTGCTAATCGGTTCAATGCTCCGGCGATTCCCCCTGACCCCGGTTATTTGCCCTTTAATTTGGGCAACATTACTGCAGATACGCGCATCGCTTCGATCGATGAGGCCATGCGAGCTTGGAAGAGTGACACATCCCTGCCACCATCCTTTAGTGCTGGCTATACTCCGAATGCTGCCTATGCAGCTACCAGTATGCAGATTCTTGCCGACTTTATTGACGACACCCCCACTACCACCACTAACCCCACTATCCAGAATGGCATTAACGTGCTCAGTCGGTTGATGCCGATTCCGATCGCGGTGGGCATTCCCACTGGCAACACGGTCAACCCCGATGATGCCTGTGCTGACCCCAACCGGGGGGCTATGGGGCCAGGGGCAACGCGGGTGCCGCGTGACCTAACCACGGCTGGACAGTTAAATCTGAGTAGTTTCTATGCCTGTGTAAGCGCTAACCGGGCAGCAGCGCGGGTATACCTGCGGGGCAATGCCCTTGCCCGCCTCAGGCCCCGAGTTTTGCCGAATCGCCGTCCTGTGACTGCCGCTAACGTTGGCTTTTTGCCTACAGCAGAAGCACGGGTCTATGGACGTGGTTTCTTTGTTCCCATTCGCTAA
- a CDS encoding type II secretion system GspH family protein, whose protein sequence is MNLALARSILRPGATRSANRNRGFTLIELLVVIVIIGVAATIAAPSWVAFTNRQKISKAADRLATAFQEARSEAKRGKQSYRLTFRNNNGIVEYSVQRADVLVSATKNDRRAWRPLLTQQEGLRPGFLFACTNVVRTPMNTAIATVGNPNALITGTPACQIIEQSSGTSSNDQALPTIIFSSTGGLPINSTTPIVVTVGLNRRANNTNANDLIRSSRRCIYIETLLGVTRTARDTACPNV, encoded by the coding sequence ATGAACCTTGCCTTAGCCCGCTCTATTCTCCGCCCAGGAGCTACCCGATCGGCGAACCGTAACCGAGGGTTTACATTGATTGAATTGTTGGTAGTGATCGTGATCATAGGAGTAGCAGCCACGATCGCTGCTCCAAGTTGGGTGGCCTTTACCAACCGCCAAAAGATTAGCAAAGCCGCCGATCGTCTGGCTACAGCCTTTCAAGAAGCCCGCAGTGAAGCTAAGAGAGGTAAGCAATCTTATCGTCTCACCTTTCGCAACAACAATGGCATCGTGGAGTATAGCGTACAGCGAGCTGATGTGTTGGTATCTGCCACCAAGAACGACAGACGGGCATGGAGACCTCTCTTGACCCAACAGGAGGGTTTGCGGCCTGGTTTTTTGTTCGCCTGCACCAATGTGGTGAGAACACCAATGAACACAGCTATTGCAACCGTTGGTAACCCCAATGCCTTGATTACCGGAACTCCTGCCTGTCAAATTATTGAACAGTCATCGGGAACCTCGTCCAACGACCAAGCCTTGCCGACCATTATTTTTAGCTCTACAGGCGGGCTACCGATCAACAGCACTACACCCATTGTTGTAACTGTAGGCTTAAATCGACGTGCCAATAATACCAATGCTAACGATTTGATTCGGAGCAGTCGCCGTTGCATTTACATCGAGACCCTGCTGGGAGTTACGCGCACAGCACGAGATACTGCTTGCCCGAACGTTTAA
- a CDS encoding DUF29 domain-containing protein: protein MLKRIYVNRPDNLHGWELTIREQRRQIQDLLQDSPSLKSYLEEVFNTAYQNALDDVRFEYRQMDFPDGWKFDSRSDSLLSENYWEAE, encoded by the coding sequence TTGCTCAAGCGGATTTATGTCAATCGCCCAGATAACTTGCATGGGTGGGAACTCACCATTCGAGAACAGCGCCGTCAAATCCAAGATCTGCTGCAAGACTCACCTAGCTTGAAGTCTTATCTGGAGGAGGTGTTCAATACGGCTTATCAAAATGCGCTGGATGATGTCCGATTTGAATATCGACAGATGGATTTTCCTGATGGTTGGAAATTTGATTCAAGGTCAGATTCTCTGTTGTCTGAAAACTATTGGGAGGCGGAGTAG
- a CDS encoding DUF29 domain-containing protein yields MNSTINVQNLYDQDFVQWCEVTASQLRDRAFEQVDLDNLVD; encoded by the coding sequence ATGAATTCAACTATCAACGTTCAAAACCTCTATGATCAGGATTTTGTTCAATGGTGTGAAGTGACTGCCTCTCAACTCAGAGACAGGGCGTTTGAACAAGTGGATCTGGACAATTTAGTTGATTAG
- a CDS encoding sulfite exporter TauE/SafE family protein, with protein MLTTIIGHLLATLIGISLGLIGGGGSILAAPVLIYVMSVPAKSAFAMTLVIVGVASVIGAIPHWRQGNVNPRIIGLFAPASMLGAYIGARIASLPFITPTVQLVTFGAMMLIASVTMIRKGSSKSEASSDQVDQSHQSHHHAIIPNWLAIALEGLAVGTLTGFVGIGGGFLVIPALVLLGKTPMKEAVGTSLIILALKSVTGFAGYFGHVPINWSLLLSFTVASSAGILVGSYLNQFVSAKQLEKGFGYFVLAVAVFVLIKR; from the coding sequence ATGCTGACAACTATCATCGGACACTTACTGGCAACTTTAATTGGCATCAGCCTAGGGTTAATCGGTGGAGGAGGCTCTATTCTGGCAGCTCCTGTTCTGATCTACGTCATGTCGGTGCCTGCAAAGTCTGCCTTTGCAATGACCTTAGTGATTGTGGGAGTTGCCAGCGTGATTGGGGCGATTCCCCATTGGCGGCAAGGTAATGTCAACCCTAGAATTATCGGCCTGTTCGCACCTGCGTCCATGCTGGGAGCATACATAGGAGCGCGGATAGCCTCGCTACCGTTTATTACCCCAACAGTGCAACTGGTGACCTTTGGTGCGATGATGTTGATAGCATCAGTTACGATGATCCGTAAAGGCTCCAGCAAGTCGGAAGCATCGTCCGATCAGGTTGACCAGTCTCATCAGTCTCATCACCATGCCATAATTCCTAACTGGTTGGCGATCGCCCTAGAGGGTCTGGCAGTTGGAACTCTCACTGGCTTTGTTGGCATTGGCGGCGGGTTTCTGGTGATTCCAGCCCTAGTGTTGCTGGGCAAAACCCCCATGAAAGAGGCTGTGGGAACTTCTCTAATTATCTTGGCTCTGAAGTCCGTTACTGGGTTTGCTGGATACTTTGGTCACGTTCCCATCAACTGGAGTTTGCTCTTGTCGTTCACGGTTGCCTCTAGTGCCGGAATTCTGGTGGGTTCCTACTTGAATCAATTTGTCAGTGCTAAGCAGCTTGAGAAGGGATTTGGCTACTTTGTTCTAGCTGTTGCTGTCTTTGTTCTGATCAAGCGGTAA
- a CDS encoding rhodanese-like domain-containing protein, producing MISNSEVQFDYSSQTQCNRLKTIDPSSLHTLLSQQAVTLIDVREPSEHASEKIPGSILMPLSKFDPHRLPLDPSKPTVLYCRTGRRSAQAAQKLFAAGIDDVMHLEGGLSTWVQAGYPTQVNKHAPISLMRQVQIVAGSLVVIGTVLGAFVSPWFLLLSGFVGSGLVFAGITNTCALAMLLAKLPYNQRVS from the coding sequence ATGATCAGCAACAGTGAAGTACAGTTCGACTATTCCAGTCAAACCCAATGCAATCGTCTGAAAACCATCGATCCGTCGTCGCTGCATACCCTGTTGAGTCAGCAAGCAGTCACACTTATCGATGTGCGTGAACCCTCTGAACATGCCAGCGAAAAGATTCCCGGCTCAATTTTAATGCCATTATCTAAATTTGATCCGCATCGGCTGCCATTAGATCCTAGCAAGCCCACCGTACTGTACTGCCGGACAGGGAGGCGATCGGCTCAAGCTGCTCAGAAATTATTCGCAGCAGGAATTGATGACGTGATGCACTTAGAGGGAGGGTTATCGACCTGGGTACAGGCGGGCTATCCAACTCAGGTGAACAAACACGCACCCATTAGCCTCATGCGGCAAGTGCAAATTGTAGCAGGTTCGCTGGTGGTCATTGGCACTGTGCTTGGCGCTTTTGTATCTCCCTGGTTTTTACTCCTTAGCGGCTTTGTTGGCTCTGGGCTGGTATTTGCTGGCATCACTAATACCTGTGCATTAGCAATGCTGCTGGCCAAGCTGCCCTACAACCAACGGGTTTCCTAG